The Oncorhynchus clarkii lewisi isolate Uvic-CL-2024 chromosome 12, UVic_Ocla_1.0, whole genome shotgun sequence genome segment tcagtttatgtctcagttgttgaatcttatgttcattcaaatatttacatgttaagtttgctgaaaataaacgcagtcgacagtgagaggacgtttcttttttttgctgagtttatgaatATGAAATTCAAATGACCAGAGCTCTCATAAAATCACTCCAATCCATGATTTAAAACAAGTCTCCACTACAATCTAGACAAAACCAAATCCCCAAAGCAACCTAAGCGAAATAGGTTTACTCTCTTgaataaaatgaaaaaaataaaacaataggcCTATGTGTTTAAATGAATATtgctgggggaaaaaaacattacatacacacaaacatatacacatcCAAACATGCAGCGATTTGCTGGTATGCAGTTTGAACGTGTATTTACGCAGTACAGACACATGGTGGTGTCAGTGCTGCATAGAGATACAGGCTTTCATCACATTACTCTCGACACACAGCAAAGAAGCCCAGCCCTTGTTTCTCCGAGCAGATAAGACACAACTACAGCAAGACTGCAACGCTGCAGCCACATCCAACTCAGTGCAGCCCAATCACTATCCATTTACCAGTACCAGTATAAATAAACTGGCCTCCTCATTTCTGTTGTAAGCGTTGAATCTTACATCTCTACTTAGACACTATTGATTTACAGGAGGTTGATGGGTGGTGGCGGAGGGGACAATGAGTTGGAAGTAAATATCACAATTGACAGGATTCAGGTTGAGTCCAGCGGACAAAACTGGTTGTAATTCTGTCTTTTGTGACGTCATAGGTTGTATTCTGATTATAATAAATGTTTGTCAATGTCTTGGTCAGCTAAAAGATGCCTTTAACTAATTATCGGACCAGAATATGACCTCTTTCCCAGACATCTTGGTATTGTCATAAACGAGATGAGGATTTTAACTGGTTGTAATCTGACATTTTTAGAACCAGAAAATGGCGTCATTATGGATTTACCACCCCAAAGTTTGCCCGCTGGGACTGCATGCTCACGGTCATACACCAACCAGGAGAACCGTGCCACCATTATAAGTCAATGATGTTCTGCTTTGTCTCATCACTACTGCATTCACGTCATCCATGTCATGCAAGGTAACGACCAGCACGGATGTCGAGGTGTTCAGTTCAAGACACTGAACCGCGTATTGGACTTGGAGAGTTTGAGACTACAAGAGCCATTGGGGTGCATCATACAGGTTATTGGAGACACATTTGAGGAGACAGATCTAGGGCAGACAGACCAAAAACACAAACTTGGCAACAGCATCTCCAGGCAAGGATGCCCTGCCCCCTGTAATGCCTTACCCATGCAGCTGTTTTCAGGGACTCAAAAGGGGCCAAGGTGCTATACAACTGTCCCTGACAAGCCCTAACCTTAAACCAGTGTCCCATTGCAGTTTAATGAAATCAAAGTTTTTAAAGAGATTAGGCCTTTATCTTGGCTTTCTGGGTGGTTGTGTTGCCCTCTAAAGAAAGTTGAAGCCAGTAAGATTTAGTCTCAGATGCTACTCTAGTCTGCTACTCTTTTCTATTGGTCTAATTGGGCTTATTGTATCCCAACTGTGCCTGGGgcccactgtacatacagtacacaacatAAACTCACATAATTTATCTAACAGATCATTCTCTTTTTAGGGAATGCCAAAGCACACAATAGTCCCGAGAGATAAACCTGGTAGATGAACCTGGTGAAAATACCCATCAGCCCATAGAAATCAAATAGATTCATAAATTTTACTTCGCTGGATCTTTCCTCATACTTTTGTCAAATCGTTTTGTGGAGAGCTCTATTGAGCGCACATTTAATTATGGTAAGTCCCTCATCGTTCTGGGTCATCTCATTTCAGGTCTGTATACTAAGGCTGTACTGTATCAATCCAAAGCCAGATTTAATGACGTCTGACGTGCACATTCCATTACTGTAAGGCATTTAGTCAGCTCAATGAGAGGACACTGGCTGACAGACCTGTGCTGCTGACAGCAAGTACACTGCGCTGCACCATCCACTCTGGTCTGAGTGGTCTGTAATCGTGACTCATTGAGAGAAACAATGGCTTTATTTGTGAGGGGGACTGGGTTGCTTGTGATACGATAAGGTCAGCAATTCTAATTTTCTAGAAAAGTCTAGGTTTTAAACAGACGTTGGAAACTTAGTGTATTGTGTTGGAATTGATTTGTATAGGGTAGAAATGCAGATCAAATCACAATGCTTGCCTTTACACTAGGCCAGTGTGGAATGAATCTGTAAAGGGCAACTGTATGAGGAATCTGTTTTGAAAGTTGTGTCTTTGAAAACTATGAAAACATTAAGCTTTAAGGGGACAAATGGCGGTGACCAGAAGTTAATGCAGTATCTCAAAGATATTTAGGCTTGATCCCAGCTTGAACCTCCACATGAACAGGTCATAAAACTATAAGAcctgttcatgtatagttttacATGTGATTTTGAATGTTTTCGCATTTGGAAAAATAAAAGGACGTTTCATAACGTGCTGCAACTGTAAGATGTTAAGACTTCAGAGAAGTGTTCCTACTTGAAAACATTATGTAGAGCGGGCTCTCATTTGTTATGTTGAATATGGTCACATGCATCATATACTTCAAGACTATAATTACCTCGGCACATTCATCTGATTTGAAATGTTGTTCCATTCACTTTGTTGATTTATTTAATGTTCCTGTATCAAATCAAGCGATAGCCTAACTGATTTAAAAGGAATCGAGTTGAAATATTGTTTACAAACTTACATAGCTTGTGCTACCATAATAAGAGAATATCAGAGAGTAAATTTAACAAAAATGAAGAAAGCCTGTAAACTCCTCAAACTTAAGTAACTATCTAGCTATAAACTAGTGAAGTCCTCATTTAATTTAAGTCTAGGAGGAGCAGAGAGTGGAGAAGGAATAGCCTTTATGTTCTGGCCAAGGCCATGATCTGGTTCTAACTGCGGGAAGACTCAAGACCAAACCATGAGTTCATCCTCAAGTTACTCACGTTACCACCTCGGGGGACATGCTTGAGATTGTCTTTGGAGCCACACCTAGACTGAACACTAGACAAGTCGATCTTCTTATGTAAAATTTGCACctggaagaggtagaggagaggcgaAAATATCACCTTTCTGGCAGGTTGCTGCAGCAGCTGCAAGGCTGCGATGTGGATCTTGCTGCTGACTGCTATTTAGACATTTACTTAAACCAGATTATCTACAAGATGGCCTCAAAGTTCAAGGTCGGTGTCTGCACCGCAGATACCAATTCAATAGCTAGATGTATCACCTTCAGAAGTTACAGGCATGAGGCAATGTCCTTATTTCACAGGTCAGGGATATCTGACATGCACTGATCTCAAAATAGTTACAGATCAATGATCAAGTGACCAGTCTTTATGGAAGTGTGTGGGTTCTGTACTGTAGGAGTTCGAAAATGGGTAATGTCCCTGTCTGCAGTCTCTTGACCGCCATGCCGTCTGTGTTACTCACATTGCCACCTCCTGGGGTATACTTGAGATTGGCTTTGGAGCCACACTTTGACTGAACGTTACTTAAATCCATCTTCTTCTCAACTATTTGCACCTGAAAGAGTCAGGAGGGAGAAAGTGTTCTTACAAACATCCAAGGAACTAATACGGAACAAACCTTTTTTTTTATTGTTCTGGACATATTCAACAAATACTGTAAAGCCATTTGTGATCACAACTCCAACATAAGCTTTGAAATGCCAATTACTGGAGTGGTACGTGGATTCCGGCCTGTGATAAACAACTCAAGCTTGGAAGAAAGATACCTAAGAAAAACAGCACCCAGGTTGTACATTTCAGGCCACTTTTCAGAAGTTCCTGGGTTTttcagaaatcccagttggaggACTTCCTGTTGGCAGATTCCCATCACCCCCTCTTCCTCTTACCATGGGTTTCTGAAAAACCTGCAAACTTTGGGAAGGTTTCTGAAATTCTTCAACCCTTACCATATcattaaaaaaatgaaagaaaACGGTTTCAAGCCCTACCCGTCCTCCACCAGGCGAGTGCTTGATGTTTTCCGTGGAGCCAATCTTTGACCGGACGTTCTTCAGGTCGGGCATGGGGGCGGCCAGGGGCACCGGACTGCGCCCCCTCATGGACCCAGGGGATTTAGGAGGGGTCCGCACCACCGCCACCTTCTTCACCTCCCGGCTGGCGGGGGACTTGGGTGTGCTGGGGCTGCTGTAGCCACTACGGTCTTGGGGCGTCTTGGGGGAATCAACTACAAGGATAGGAGAAACATAATCTAGGATTAGGTTATTTCAATCTATGTTTGTGCTCCTGTTTTCTGGAACAAGACCTGCAAAAGTTCAATTATTTGAAACTAGGCTCCGGTGATGTTTTGCTCAGCCTGTAGTTAAAGCCAAAATGCCCAGACACTTCTAGGtacatttttctctctccatcacgcCATTCCAAAGAGAGCAAAGGAAATGGTGGTGACACCATCTAACGTGCTGGGGATGCAAATGTAATTGTCAAGCTGTCACATGTTAGAGATGGCAAAGGTATCAAGCTGTTGTTAGAGTTAGAACCTTTTTCAATGGGGATATGGAGTCTGACCATATCCTTATCATGCCCCCTCATCTCTGCTCACACTCCATGTGTTAACCTCTCTCGAATTGGGGGACTCTCAATGGATTAATGGTGATTGCGCTTCATGTGCTCCCATTGTAGGCACTGCTGTACGAGTTTAAAGGAACACATTGAGAGTTGACCATCTGTTGAACATGTCCTGAGTACTGACTGACCTCCAGCAGTGGTCTTGGTCTGCATCCTGGTCCCAGCACCCTGGGGTTTGGCACCTGGAGTCCTGGTGCTGGCGGTCTTCCCATCTCCAGTCTGGAAACCAAACAGCACAGTTACTTCTAGAATGGAAAAACTAGAAACTACACAACAAGCGATGAACCGGTGTTGAAACAAAAGACTCCGGACTAATTTGGGAAAGAACTGACTGAGTGTTTGGGGTTTAGGGAGAGGCATTGCATAAGATCATTCAACACCATGGAACTTTGAGGTATTCATGTCATAATGCCATTGAGCATTATGAGCCTATGGATAGGCTGGCCTGAGCCTGGGATCGTGGTCAAAGTTGAGACCTGTCCATGTGTGTTACTTACCCTTGGCCTGGGTTCTCTGGCTCTTGCACTGCCTGGACTGGGTTTAAATATTGAGCTGGGCCTGCTAGTGTTGCAGGCTGGGGCAGAGGAAGAGGACCAAGGCTTTTTGTTGGGGGTGGTTTGGACCGAGGAGGGTCGTTTGGGGGTGGATGCTTTGACAGGTGTGGTGGCGTTGGGTGTCTTGTGACCAAAGGTGGTAAAAAAAGTGTTATGAAACACAAAGGAAAAGACCAAAGTGAAAGCAAACAACATTTAAAGAAATGCATTACGATGGTGGAACTTAACAAAAACCTATAAGCGATATAGACAAACAATTAAAACCAATATAagccatttttaaaaatgtaaacagTAAAAATCTTAAATTCAATATGTCAAAAAGTGTGTGTGATTGGTGAATGGCTTTACATGCAGATATGCTGTACTTCAATTGCAGAGCAAAACCGTTCGTTTTTTAGGGCATTCAGTTGAAGGCAGATGGTTGATGCAAAAGTTTCTGTCAAATTTGAGCCAACATGTTTGGAACCTCCTTTGCAGCTGTAAAGTGAAGCACTGAGACGCAGCAGGCATCGATATATCTCAAGATCACTCCAGAGGTCAGACCTCTGGTCCACACATCAATTATCACCTACCTTTTTCTCAGCTGCTTCTTTCCCAGCCCCTGCACTGGCCTTGGCTGCAAGAGAGGGTCAAAGAAGGGGACTGAGAGTCAGTGCTAATATCATAGTCCGGTCTAATCAGCAACTTTGAGACCTCGCTGCACTAGGCTAGGCTAACTCTCTGAAGCTAAATTGCCTATTCATCCCAGGCATGAAAATGCTAACGGACGATGCGTGTTAACTACTCTAGTTGCTGTATCCGGATGCTTTAAAGTAGCTTTTGGATTTCATAGTAATTGTCAGCACACTGAAATGAATTGCCAGAAAGTACATTTGCCATAAACTTTTATTGAACTTTAATTTGAAACTTGCCCCAGATTCGAAATGATCTGCGTATTGACATTACACTGCGTGGGGAGGTTTAAGCACAGTAAGTCTTAAGAGTTTCAAAAATAAGTAAGAGTTTCAAAAATGAAGCCTCTTGGCCTGATCCCCCGAATCAGTCCACTCAGAGAATCAGAGATAATACACTGTCTGGGACTAGGCTAAtcatttgaggggggggggggggactaaattAGTTTTAGGGCCAATGAATGTGGTACAGACAACTGCTTAGAAACCGTCCTTTTTATTTAACGTCAGGCCTGCATGTTATTGGATAAGCAGGAAATTGAGTCTCCGTGATGACCGTGATGCTTGCAAATGGTTAGTTAGGAGATAAACATTATTGCCTGCCTATCAATGGCTGTATTGAAAGAGTGGGTGGTTCCCATTAAACTGATTCACTATTTACACTCCAGTAATCATTTAGAAAAGCTTTTACAGAAAATGTACCTTTGAAACGGGAATCATTTCCTTATCATGCAATGTGCAAGTGCTTATCAGCCATTATCTGATCATTACTGACAATTAGCAATGTAGGCAACCTTAAAGATGATTAGCATAAAGAGAACCAGTGATCCATCTAATGATAAGTAGTGTGTAGCAAATACACTCTGTGAGAGACCACCTGCACTGCAGGGGAAGATAGTATGCATGGATGCTTACATTAAACCTGACAAACAGTGCTGACTTACACTTTTCTGCTCATTTAATAGACAGGAAACAGTAGccagagtgtggtgtgtgtgtgtgcatacacgtGTGAACCataccatgtgtgtgtgcatacacgtGTGAAccataccatgtgtgtgtgtgtgtgcatacacgtGTGAACCAtaccatatgtgtgtgtgtgtgtgtgtgtgtgtgtgtgtgtttcagaagaCGGGAGGTGGAAGGAAAGGTGACCCATAAATACACAGTCACGATGATGTGATGTTGCACACCCAACAGACATGCAAGTGACATGCAAAAGGGGCTGACGGGTGGAAAACATTGCCAGCAAAAATAATTTGGGCACAGGAGGGTTAGTGACCTAAAACAGGGGCTggaaacacagacagaacacagaccaaacacagagaaaagagaaagCTCAAAAGAGAACGAAGTGAACAAAGAAGAGACTAGAAAGAAACCGGCGGTGGTGGTGGCGGCGACAAGCAGTCCGTTTCATCAACCGAACACGTTCACATTTTGCGTTTTGTGCATGTTTTTCAGAAAGGGTGCTGCTTTATTGTGTTGCTCTAGTAAGAAGAAGAGAATATCTGAGAGaaaagaaaggaggaggaggtggagaggtgggaTTGATAAACTAGAACAGAAAACAGACCTTTCAGCTGGGCACCTGGAGCATTTGCTTTTCCGCCAGGTGGGGCGGCATCTTTTGAGGGTGCTTTCAGAGATTTAGCTGCGGTGGTCTTGGGGGGAGGGGCAACAGCGTTAGCGGTCACTTTTCTGACCGGGCCTTTGGCTGCTGTAGGAGCACCTCCTTTGGCATCACCTTTGGGGCCACTAGCAGGCTTGCCAGGCTTAGTTTCTGCAGGTTTGGCTTCTGCAGGTTTGGCTTTGGTCACCGACTGAGCTGCCGTCACCACTTCGATGACGTCCTCGTTTGCCGACTGCAGGTATTGGCCTTGAATGTCCTTTGAGGTCTTCACATCATCCTTCTGGACAGGCTCAACCTCCATCTGGGGCACAGCAATCATGGGCAGGGGACTAGCTACCTTCTCCTgcacctcttcttcctcctgcACCTTCTCCTCAGTCTCCTGCTCCACCGCATCACGGGCATCTGGCTGGTACTCGATGAGAGGAGACTGGTCCTTGGTCCGGTTGGCTGCGGTGCTAGGGGAGAAGGGAGATTCATGGTCGGCCCTGTTGGAGTCAGGGCTCTTGCTCTCTGGGGGGGTCTTGTCTGCTCCGTTCTGCAACCCTGCAGGGATGCCCTGACCAGGGGGGTGTCCCTCAGGCTCCGTGTAGTCAAAGGATAGGACGCGCTGCTTGGCTTCCTCCGGGGTCATGGCAACGGGAATGACAGGGGTGCAACCTTCATCTTTCTGCTGCTCTTCCTCTTCTGAGCTGACCTCACGCCGTGGCCTCCTGCGGATCGTTGacacctctgttctctcctcctcttcatcctcgtCGCTATCCTCCTCTTTTTCTTCATCCACCTGCTCTTTCGTCCCCTCCTTTTCCATGAAGAGAGGGCTCTGAGGCTTCCCAGGACTGATCCCGTCTTCATAGGCCGAGGTAGgagcctccttgctctcacataCGTCCTCCTCATCCTCGTCCTCAGACCCAGAGTCGCTCAGGCTGTGGCCCACAGAGACCTTGTCTGACGAGCTCCTCTTCATCTCAGACCCCAGCGAGTctggggagaagagccttggagTGTCCCTCTCGATTGGGGCTTCAGGGGCTGAAGGAGACGCCCAGGGGCTCACCGACCCAGCCCGCTCCCCGTCTTCGTTCCCGCCGTCGGCAAAGCCGGACCTGCTACTGCGGCCGCTCTCTGTGGCAGGACTGACGCCTTCTGGTGTGGGGCTGAGCGATGCAGTGAGCTCCTCTGGTGTGGTGGGAACCGGGAAGCAGAACGATAAGGGACAGAGGGGATAGATCCACAGCAGGACTGTGGTGTTAGAGACACTTACCTCCTCCTCAGAGACACACATTCAACACCCAACAAAAATAACAGAAATAAAGGGAAAGAAAGAATCGAAAGGAAAGAAAACAACCACTGAAGGAGCAGGAACACAAAACAAAGGGCAAaggaacctttttttttttttttgctggcaTCAACAGGAACAACAATGAAACATCAAATATATCAACTGCAATTATCTGGATCGTTTTGGTACCTAAATCTTGAGAGCTGTAGGTGTTTTTATAAGAAGCTCCGTTTGCAAATCACATTCAATGCAGTTGCAAACGTTTTGCTTCCATGTTTCTAGCAGAAAGGATGGGTAGACTACACAATGAGCGCTATGAACTATGTATGTAGCTGTGGGTTCATAAAAAGCACCTAACAGCTCAGACACTAAGCCCTCAACTTCtgcctgaaaaaaaaaaaaaaagaaatcaacCAAAATGCACAACAGAAGTCAAAGCAAAGCTGTACCATATCAATACAagataaattttttttttttaaagtctcatTCAACACAGTACTCACAATGACCCAACAGCTCTGAATTTCTCTCGCTCTTGGATCGTTGTGATATATGAAATTGCAATGGCGATGAATCAACGCTAGTCTGGCTGCCAGATTGTTTCCTTTGCAAATGGGCCTTGCGGCGGGGGAGGGTTTTCTGGCTGCTAGCCCCACATACAATACATCATGGTTTCCTCCTTTAAAAAAAGGGGGGAAACTGCAATTGCTCCATCTTTTTCTGGACTTATAAATGATAtctacccattgattcttgaagaatataacttttgCCTCGATCTTAGTTCAAGCGTCATTATCCCATCAGAACCCGAAATAAGCTTGTTTAACTCCAATTGTTTGTAACGTTAAACAAATTCAAATGTAAACAAAGCATGGTTAAAAACTATAGCTATGGTGTGGTATCACTCAGCGTAAGAACCATTCTGAAATCCTTAAATGATCGACCTTGCACTTGAAATCAAACTCCATCACCCACTTAAGATGAATACATTTCAAGGATCAATATAAAAATTGGGAATCTAAAGCGTGAAACATTCCAATGAGACAGTGTCCTCTGTTCTACAATGCACACGCCGTGGTACTACTATAATGGTGATTGAGATGAGTTGCGGTTCAAATCAATACTGGAGATTGTCCATTACATCTCCATGCTAAACCCGATCTCGGTTTTCAAATTGGTATGAGAGCTATTGGGATGATTAtttgaaaatgtaataaaaaataaaaaaaatgtaaaagacgTTGACGATGATTTGATACAGAATATGCATGGATGGTAGTCGGTCTCAAAAACTCCACTTCCTCATGGCTACATGTGGTCTGAGGAAGAGAGATGGTCAGATGGGCATTGCGGTTATACCTTGACCTGTAGCAGTCATCCCTCTGGTAGCTGCGTGGCCCAGGGTTcgatggaagaggaagaagaagaggaagaggaagaagacaaAGGGGGGAAAAAGGGGGTCTTCATTAGACTTTCTACAGGCACCGGTCAGCTGATCTCCAACATACAGCGAACACTCACACAAGTATGATCAAACTGaacagcacgcacgcacacacacacacacacacacacacacacacaagccaccTGCCAAAATAAATCCTCTCGTCTAAAGCTCGCTAAAAGCGCTAAGTTACTCTCGGTCATGTGCAAGTGTAGTTTCGGGGACAGTCACGGCTGCCCTACACCACCTATCTGTCgatctacagtgtcttcagagagaattcacaccccttgacttatttcacattttgttgtgttacagcctgaatttaaaatggattcctttgaggtttttattctctcactagcctacacacaacaccccataatctcaaagtggaattctgtttttcgaaatgtttacaaattcaaTCAAAATAAAGCTGAAtggtcttgagtcaataagtatttaaccatTTTGTAATGGcacgcctaaataagttcaggaggaataatgtgcttaacaagtcacattttttgcatggactcactctttgtGCAATAATGGTgtataacatgatttttgaatgactacctcgtaTCTCAGTGCCCCACACGTAAGGTAAGGTTCATTatactttggatgatgtatcagtACACCCAGTCACCACAAAGATGTTCGTTCTTCCTAAATCAGTTGCTGAAGAGGAagaatggtgactttaaaacggttacagagtttaaaaaaactgaggatggatcaacaacattgcatttactccacaatactaacctaactcagagtgaaaagaaggaagcctgaacagaataaaactattccaaaacatgcatcctgtttgcaacaaggcactaaagtaagcCAAATActgcaacaaacaaacaaaaaagtatcctgaatacaaagtcttgtgttgtattggatttgccccaaacacattactgagtaccactttcaatattttcaagcatagtggtggctgcatcatgttatggttatgcttgtaatcattaaggactggggagtttttcaggataaaaaaaaagaaaatgtaatggagctaagcacaggcaaaatcctaaaggaaaacctggttcagtctactttccaacagacattgggagatgaattcacctttcagaaggacaataacctaaaacacaaggccaaatctacactggagttgcttaccaagaagacagtgaatgtgtggccgagttacagttttgacttaaaatctACATGAAAATATattgcaagacctgaaaatggttgtctagcaatgatcaacaaccaatttgacagtgcttgaagaattttgaaaagaagaatgggcaaatattgcacaatccaggtgtggaaagctcttagagacgtacccagaaagacacacagctgtaatcactgccaaaggtacttctacaaagtattgactcaggggtgtgaatacttgtgtaaataagatatttggGGATTTTATTCTCAatcaatttgcaaaaatgtcatcaACAAAAAATATTCACTGTCATTATGAGCTAGTGTGTGGAGATGGgtgaatgcaggctgtaacataacgtggaataagtcaaggggtaagaatactttctgaaggcattgtacctAACATTTTCTggggtgagggtggggggggttaGCATATACGTTAATAAGAAATGCTTATCCGCAAATTCCGATTTCAGGAAAGCTTGATGATTCCTCCATGTCAACCATTGACAGTTCTCAGTCTGCAAGCTCAGCATCATCTAAGTGGCTATAAATGATTTTGCCTACAGCTAATAGGGCAGTCAGAGTCACTGAACCCCAGTTAGGGACTAAAGCACCAGACACATGCACCATGGTCCTTGTATTGCAGTTGGCTATCCTGTATTGACAAGTGTAACTTACGGACTATTGCTGGTAGCAGACATACAATAGACTCAGTGAAAGGAACATGAGGCCCTACAATGTAGGCCTAAATCTAGATATCTAGCCTTGTTCTCTTGTCCTGCGGTATATTGCTCATGCCATGTGGTTCAAGGAAGGTTTGGAGGAAGTGAACTAATTACATTACGCACGTAGTTCTATTCATGGAAATTGCTCAATCTTTCATGTTTTCGTGGACAGAGGTTAGAGCCAAAGCTCGTCTGTAGTGCACAGCAGAGTAGACACTGTGGTATCTATAGCTGTGGGCTACCGTTGAGAACACAACCACCAAAGTGCCTTTTGTCCTTCTGGCAATACCATAAATCATTGTTGAATAAAGGCCCACTGACAGTTGAGAGACCTGGAGTCACTGAGTGAGTAAGTAGCTAAAAACGGGCTATAACACCACGGACGCAATTATACAAAGCATTATGAACCCCATGATCATCACGTCCCTATGGTAAATGAACCGAGTGTGAAGATGAATGAAGTCCATGACATCAATCCTACGAGCCATGTTTAAAATGCTCCGGGGTGACTAGCTATGGCTCTATAGGGACTTGGGGGTTCAGCCTTCTGTTGCCATGGCGCCACCGTGCTGACCAAGGCCACAGCACCAGTTAAGTGGTGACCATATTGACCCATTAgcccagaacccccccccccccccccccccccctttcactTATTCTGAGGTTGGCCCGTTggccgtgactgggagagagCATGTTACTGCAGAGTGCCACTTATACAACAGCGTTATCGGATACAAAACCACAAGGGTTCTTAACTTACTGACCGCCGGCCGGGGCAATCTAAATACAGGAAGCTTACGTCCACGGTCTTTGTCATGACAACAGCCTAAAACTTCATGAACACAAGAGCCACAACTCTAGGCCCGATACCTAATGCTACgatctgtgggggggggggggggggggggggggggggggggggggtggctgtgTGACCTGAATAAAAAGTGTTCTGAAAAGCCTCAACAACAAGAAAGGCGTCTGCAATCCATGATATTTCCTGCTTCTGTTCAGAAATTGCATGTTTTTACTATGAATGATTATGCCATGCTTCTGAGTTCTGTTCTGGTATAATAATTCATAATAAAAACATGCAATTTCTGAACAGAAGCAGGAAATATCATGGATTGTTGAGAGTCCAGCAGCAGGGGAGCAGCAGAATCATCCTTAAATCCTGACAAGAGATTTCATTAAAAATGCATTAGGAAGGAAAGGCAGACGCCCTCAGAAGAACTgacctttgtctgtagaaatgagagagagagcgagagagagcgagagagagcgagagagagcgagagagagactattTTAAAAGAAGCATTGGTTGTAGATGGTGATTACGGAAACTGAAAACTggatgaagagaagagaggaaaacgGAGGAAAAGCACATCATTTAGGGGGATTTAAAGGCACTCAGGGGTATATATGAAAAGTGAAGCAGGCAGCTGTGAAGCAAGAAG includes the following:
- the LOC139421068 gene encoding microtubule-associated protein tau-like isoform X13; its protein translation is MDQHQDFNSSLDGHATVQFNSGETMASAALANMTLKEPQNQQEVKKPNGMPDAHMGPGGMEEDLLELASELKSQPPAPVSEVSVSKSALSATRGMTATGQEELTASLSPTPEGVSPATESGRSSRSGFADGGNEDGERAGSVSPWASPSAPEAPIERDTPRLFSPDSLGSEMKRSSSDKVSVGHSLSDSGSEDEDEEDVCESKEAPTSAYEDGISPGKPQSPLFMEKEGTKEQVDEEKEEDSDEDEEEERTEVSTIRRRPRREVSSEEEEQQKDEGCTPVIPVAMTPEEAKQRVLSFDYTEPEGHPPGQGIPAGLQNGADKTPPESKSPDSNRADHESPFSPSTAANRTKDQSPLIEYQPDARDAVEQETEEKVQEEEEVQEKVASPLPMIAVPQMEVEPVQKDDVKTSKDIQGQYLQSANEDVIEVVTAAQSVTKAKPAEAKPAETKPGKPASGPKGDAKGGAPTAAKGPVRKVTANAVAPPPKTTAAKSLKAPSKDAAPPGGKANAPGAQLKAKASAGAGKEAAEKKTGDGKTASTRTPGAKPQGAGTRMQTKTTAGVDSPKTPQDRSGYSSPSTPKSPASREVKKVAVVRTPPKSPGSMRGRSPVPLAAPMPDLKNVRSKIGSTENIKHSPGGGRVQITHKKIDLSNVQSKCGSKANIHHKPGGGNVEIKSEKLDFKVQSKIGSMDNVGHVAGGGGRKIESHKLSFRETAKARTDHGAEIVPVEIIAGGSPARLLSNVSSPGSQNMTETPPLSMLADQVSASLAKQGL
- the LOC139421068 gene encoding microtubule-associated protein tau-like isoform X14, whose product is MDQHQDFNSSLDGHATVQFNSGETMASAALANMTLKEPQNQQEVKKPNGMPDAHMGPGGMEATRGMTATGQEELTASLSPTPEGVSPATESGRSSRSGFADGGNEDGERAGSVSPWASPSAPEAPIERDTPRLFSPDSLGSEMKRSSSDKVSVGHSLSDSGSEDEDEEDVCESKEAPTSAYEDGISPGKPQSPLFMEKEGTKEQVDEEKEEDSDEDEEEERTEVSTIRRRPRREVSSEEEEQQKDEGCTPVIPVAMTPEEAKQRVLSFDYTEPEGHPPGQGIPAGLQNGADKTPPESKSPDSNRADHESPFSPSTAANRTKDQSPLIEYQPDARDAVEQETEEKVQEEEEVQEKVASPLPMIAVPQMEVEPVQKDDVKTSKDIQGQYLQSANEDVIEVVTAAQSVTKAKPAEAKPAETKPGKPASGPKGDAKGGAPTAAKGPVRKVTANAVAPPPKTTAAKSLKAPSKDAAPPGGKANAPGAQLKAKASAGAGKEAAEKKTGDGKTASTRTPGAKPQGAGTRMQTKTTAGVDSPKTPQDRSGYSSPSTPKSPASREVKKVAVVRTPPKSPGSMRGRSPVPLAAPMPDLKNVRSKIGSTENIKHSPGGGRVQITHKKIDLSNVQSKCGSKANIHHKPGGGNVEIKSEKLDFKVQSKIGSMDNVGHVAGGGGRKIESHKLSFRETAKARTDHGAEIVPVEIIAGGSPARLLSNVSSPGSQNMTETPPLSMLADQVSASLAKQGL